A DNA window from Leptolyngbya sp. KIOST-1 contains the following coding sequences:
- the ftsE gene encoding cell division ATP-binding protein FtsE, protein MTSVLHRPTDHAKLSSLPEEVRARLQDRFKLVVPARPSIGSSPSPELDAAPPSDPNVQPIVSLTNVEKTYGNGSKALMGVNLSVNPGDFLFVTGPSGSGKSTLLKLLYGYERPTSGSILVADEPISNLRGNRLAMMRRRIGVVFQDYKLIPKRTVAENVAFVLWAQGFSRKEIHRRLWPTLKMVGLQGKAQCFPDELSGGEQQRVSIARAVVNTPPLLLADEPTGNLDADNSLQVIKILKKLNSIGITVIVTTHDEHLVRISNLGEVLGKYHPHGDTAVYDALPTLKMVGLQGKAQCFPDELSGGEQQRVSIARAVVNTPPLLLADEPTGNLDADNSLQVIKILKKLNSIGITVIVTTHDEHLVRISNHPVVQIKNGRLHHLRR, encoded by the coding sequence ATGACTTCTGTGCTCCATCGCCCCACTGACCATGCCAAGCTCTCCAGCCTGCCAGAGGAGGTCAGGGCTCGACTGCAGGACCGATTCAAGCTTGTGGTGCCGGCCCGCCCTAGCATCGGTTCCTCCCCCTCCCCGGAACTCGACGCGGCCCCTCCCAGCGACCCCAACGTGCAGCCCATTGTTTCGCTGACCAATGTTGAGAAGACCTACGGCAACGGCAGCAAAGCGCTTATGGGCGTCAACCTCAGCGTCAACCCCGGCGACTTTCTCTTTGTCACCGGCCCTTCGGGATCCGGCAAATCGACCCTGCTAAAGCTGCTCTACGGCTACGAGCGCCCCACCAGTGGCAGCATTCTGGTAGCCGACGAACCGATCTCAAACCTGCGCGGCAATCGCCTGGCCATGATGCGGCGGCGCATTGGCGTCGTGTTCCAGGACTACAAACTGATTCCCAAACGCACCGTAGCCGAGAACGTAGCCTTCGTACTCTGGGCCCAGGGGTTTAGCCGCAAAGAAATTCACCGTCGCCTCTGGCCTACGCTCAAAATGGTGGGTTTGCAGGGCAAGGCCCAGTGCTTCCCCGATGAGCTGTCCGGCGGCGAACAGCAGCGCGTGAGTATCGCTCGCGCCGTGGTCAACACCCCACCCCTACTGCTGGCCGACGAACCCACGGGCAACCTGGACGCCGACAACTCCCTGCAGGTGATCAAAATCCTGAAAAAGCTTAACTCCATTGGCATTACCGTCATCGTCACCACCCACGACGAGCATCTGGTGCGAATCTCCAACCTGGGGGAGGTGCTGGGTAAGTACCACCCCCACGGCGACACGGCGGTGTACGACGCCCTGCCTACGCTCAAAATGGTGGGTTTGCAGGGCAAGGCCCAGTGCTTCCCCGATGAGCTGTCCGGCGGCGAACAGCAGCGCGTGAGTATCGCTCGCGCCGTGGTCAACACCCCACCCCTACTGCTGGCCGACGAACCCACGGGCAACCTGGACGCCGACAACTCCCTGCAGGTGATCAAAATCCTGAAAAAGCTTAACTCCATTGGCATTACCGTCATCGTCACCACCCACGACGAGCATCTGGTGCGAATCTCCAACCACCCCGTAGTGCAGATCAAGAACGGTCGCCTCCACCACCTGCGCCGCTAA
- a CDS encoding ion transporter: protein MEKPIELNQKDWRDGQRGQLRDRLRNELNTTDTLAGRLINGAIVLLIFLSAVIFVLKTYPISPTLDSWLNRLDWLIVLAFTLEYGLRLWVAPRPWHYAFSLYGLIDFIAILPSWIGIFDIRFLRFFRSLRILRLVHIFNNRLWFGQVTSADSLILIRILLTLGTIIFIYSGLIFQVESSSHPETFGTFLDAVYFAVVTMTTVGYGDVTPVSEAGRGLTVMMILTGIALIPTQISRLIRQLSKVSRSQHLPCPGCGLTLHDGDAQFCKHCGTLLGPEP from the coding sequence GTGGAAAAACCGATAGAGCTAAATCAGAAGGACTGGCGCGATGGCCAAAGGGGGCAGCTCCGCGATCGTCTGCGCAACGAATTAAACACCACTGACACCCTGGCGGGGCGGCTGATTAACGGCGCGATCGTACTGCTCATTTTTCTGTCCGCCGTCATTTTTGTTCTCAAAACCTACCCCATTTCACCGACCCTCGACAGCTGGTTAAACCGCCTCGACTGGCTGATTGTACTGGCCTTCACCCTTGAATACGGCCTCCGACTTTGGGTAGCCCCTCGCCCCTGGCACTATGCCTTCAGCCTCTACGGACTGATCGATTTCATCGCCATCCTGCCCTCCTGGATTGGTATTTTTGACATCCGATTTCTGCGCTTTTTCAGATCGCTACGCATTTTGCGGCTGGTGCATATCTTCAACAATCGGCTGTGGTTCGGCCAGGTGACTAGCGCCGACAGCCTGATCTTGATCCGCATTTTGTTGACCCTGGGCACGATTATTTTTATCTACTCCGGCCTGATTTTTCAGGTCGAAAGTTCCAGCCATCCGGAGACCTTTGGCACCTTCCTCGATGCGGTTTATTTTGCCGTCGTCACCATGACCACCGTCGGCTACGGCGACGTCACCCCAGTGTCAGAAGCTGGTCGGGGGCTCACCGTCATGATGATCCTTACCGGCATTGCCCTCATCCCCACCCAAATTAGCAGGCTAATTCGACAGCTGAGCAAAGTTTCTCGGTCCCAGCACCTTCCCTGCCCCGGCTGCGGCCTCACGCTGCACGACGGCGATGCTCAGTTTTGCAAACATTGCGGTACGCTTCTAGGACCAGAGCCCTAA
- the gyrA gene encoding DNA gyrase subunit A, with protein MATPEERIVPTDLRAEMQSSYLEYAMSVIVGRALPDARDGLKPVHRRILYAMHELGLAADRPFRKCARVVGEVLGKYHPHGDTAVYDALVRMAQDFSMRSPLINGHGNFGSIDNDPPAAMRYTECRLQSLTSDSLLQDIESETVDFADNFDGSQQEPVVLPSRLPQLLLNGSSGIAVGMATNIPPHNPGELIDGVIALINNPDITTAELMEIIPGPDFPTGGQILGRNGIRDAYLTGRGSVTMRGVATMETIEHRGRPDREAIIITELPYQTNKAGMIERIAEMVNERRLEGISDIRDESDRDGMRIVIELKRDAYPRVVLNNLYKQTPLQNNFGVNMLALVNGEPQLLGLKRMLEVFLEFREETITRRTQYELRKAQERDHILQGYLIALANLDAIIALIRGAADTPAAKQELMDTYGLSELQADAILQMQLRRLTALEADKIQREHEELVAQIADLQDILARRERILDIITTELGELKARHDDPRRTVIEMDDAELTDISLIANEQVVILVTDQGYIKRMPVATFEAQSRATRGKAGAKMKEDDGVQHFITCYTHDYLLFFSDRGVTYALRAYQIAEGSRASRGMPLVQMLPIPKEEAITSVLAVREFTDEEYLVMLTQGGFVKKTALSAFSNIRTNGLIAISLEEGDQLKWVRLARNTDSILIGSRRGMTIHFKASDEQLRPLGRPTRGVRAMALRDGDELISMDILPSQVVEAVQAAENDDDDDTVTNGEGGPWVLVITASGLGKRVPVAKFRLQNRAGMGLQSIKFRKRDDALAALLVVGEGDELMLVTNRGIIIRQRVGDISIQSRPATGVRLQRLDGEDAIAAVAVVPPALQVEGLDDAPDDRTVVDVIAVDPELETDGSAEEE; from the coding sequence ATGGCGACCCCAGAAGAGCGCATTGTCCCCACCGATCTGCGCGCCGAAATGCAAAGCTCCTACCTGGAATACGCCATGAGCGTCATTGTGGGTCGAGCGCTGCCAGATGCCAGGGACGGGCTCAAGCCGGTGCATCGCCGCATTCTCTACGCCATGCACGAGCTGGGGTTAGCCGCCGATCGCCCCTTCCGCAAGTGTGCCCGCGTGGTGGGGGAGGTGCTGGGTAAGTACCACCCCCACGGCGACACGGCGGTGTACGACGCCCTGGTGCGGATGGCCCAGGACTTTTCCATGCGATCGCCCCTGATCAACGGCCACGGCAACTTCGGCTCCATCGACAACGACCCCCCGGCGGCGATGCGATACACCGAGTGTCGCCTGCAATCGCTGACCAGCGACTCGCTGCTGCAAGACATCGAGTCTGAAACGGTCGATTTTGCCGACAACTTCGACGGCTCCCAGCAGGAGCCCGTAGTACTGCCCTCGCGGCTGCCCCAGCTCTTGCTCAACGGCTCCTCCGGCATTGCCGTAGGCATGGCCACCAACATTCCCCCCCACAACCCCGGCGAGCTGATCGACGGCGTGATCGCCCTGATCAACAACCCCGACATCACCACCGCCGAGCTGATGGAGATCATCCCCGGCCCCGACTTCCCCACCGGCGGGCAAATTTTGGGCCGCAACGGCATTCGCGACGCCTACCTGACCGGGCGCGGCTCGGTCACCATGCGCGGCGTCGCCACCATGGAGACCATCGAGCATCGGGGCCGCCCCGATCGCGAAGCCATCATCATCACCGAGCTGCCCTACCAGACCAACAAGGCGGGCATGATCGAGCGCATCGCCGAAATGGTGAACGAGCGCCGCCTGGAGGGCATTTCGGATATCCGCGACGAGAGCGATCGCGACGGCATGCGCATCGTCATCGAGCTAAAGCGCGACGCCTATCCCCGGGTGGTGCTCAACAACCTCTACAAACAGACGCCGCTGCAAAACAACTTCGGCGTCAACATGCTGGCCCTGGTCAACGGCGAACCACAGCTGCTCGGCCTCAAGCGCATGCTTGAGGTGTTTCTCGAGTTTCGCGAAGAGACCATTACCCGCCGCACCCAGTACGAGCTGCGCAAGGCCCAGGAGCGTGACCACATTCTCCAGGGCTACCTGATTGCCCTGGCCAACCTCGACGCCATCATCGCCCTGATTCGCGGAGCCGCCGACACCCCCGCCGCCAAGCAGGAGCTGATGGACACCTACGGCCTTTCCGAACTCCAGGCCGACGCCATTCTGCAAATGCAGCTGCGCCGCCTCACCGCCCTGGAGGCCGACAAGATCCAGAGAGAGCATGAGGAGCTGGTGGCCCAGATCGCCGACCTGCAAGACATCTTGGCCCGACGCGAGCGCATTCTCGACATCATCACCACCGAGCTGGGCGAGCTCAAGGCCCGGCACGACGACCCCCGTCGCACCGTGATCGAAATGGACGATGCGGAGCTCACCGACATTTCGCTGATCGCCAACGAGCAGGTGGTGATTCTGGTCACCGACCAGGGCTATATCAAACGCATGCCCGTGGCCACCTTTGAGGCCCAGAGCCGCGCCACTCGGGGCAAGGCCGGGGCCAAAATGAAGGAAGACGATGGCGTGCAGCACTTCATCACCTGCTACACCCACGACTACCTGCTGTTCTTCAGCGATCGCGGCGTCACCTACGCCCTGCGGGCCTACCAGATCGCCGAGGGCTCCCGCGCCTCGCGGGGGATGCCCCTCGTGCAGATGCTGCCCATCCCCAAGGAAGAGGCGATTACCTCGGTGCTGGCGGTGCGCGAGTTCACCGACGAGGAGTACCTGGTGATGCTGACCCAGGGCGGCTTCGTGAAGAAAACCGCCCTGTCGGCCTTCAGCAACATTCGCACCAACGGCCTGATCGCCATCTCCCTCGAAGAGGGCGACCAGCTCAAGTGGGTGCGCCTGGCCCGCAATACCGACAGCATTTTGATCGGCTCGCGGCGGGGCATGACCATTCACTTCAAAGCCAGTGATGAACAGCTCAGGCCCCTGGGGCGCCCCACTCGCGGGGTGCGGGCCATGGCCCTGCGCGACGGCGACGAGCTGATCAGCATGGACATTCTGCCCAGCCAGGTGGTGGAGGCGGTACAGGCCGCCGAAAATGATGACGATGACGATACCGTCACCAACGGCGAGGGCGGCCCCTGGGTGCTGGTGATCACAGCCTCGGGGCTGGGTAAGCGGGTGCCGGTGGCTAAGTTCCGTTTGCAAAACCGGGCCGGGATGGGGCTGCAATCGATCAAGTTCCGCAAGCGCGACGATGCCCTGGCGGCGCTGCTGGTGGTGGGCGAGGGCGACGAGCTGATGCTGGTGACTAACCGAGGCATCATCATTCGCCAGCGGGTTGGCGATATCTCGATTCAGTCGCGCCCGGCTACCGGGGTGCGGCTACAGCGTCTGGATGGGGAGGATGCGATCGCAGCCGTGGCCGTCGTACCCCCAGCCCTCCAGGTCGAAGGACTGGACGACGCCCCCGACGACAGAACCGTGGTGGATGTGATTGCGGTTGACCCCGAACTGGAAACCGACGGCTCGGCAGAGGAAGAGTAA
- a CDS encoding sirohydrochlorin chelatase: protein MAIAPIFTTLHDFSPTLSGTWPPLPAQRPLLLVGHGSRDAEGRDRVLEFAAAYQALDTSRPVIPCFLELSEPTIQDGVDLCVEKGYTDISVLPILLFAARHNKFDVTNELDRARQRHPQVTFHYGRHFGITPAIIQLWQERLAELDTPRFNPAGIAREDTVLLFVGRGASDPDANGDVYKLARIVWEGSRYKTVEICFIGITHPRLEEGFRRARLYEPKRIIVLPYFLFTGVLIKKIMGICEQEQAAHPEQLVSYLPEMGCHPQLMQILRDREIETHLGQVAMNCEMCKFRLAAGGGPQGQGHSHDHGHAHDQGHTHDHGHHHDHGHHHDHGHGHGHHHHGEPVDLFPKPDDYHQRAWQVP, encoded by the coding sequence ATGGCGATCGCACCCATTTTCACCACTCTCCACGATTTTTCTCCTACCCTGTCAGGTACTTGGCCCCCTCTGCCTGCCCAGCGACCCCTGCTGCTGGTGGGCCACGGCAGCAGGGATGCGGAAGGGCGCGATCGCGTGCTGGAGTTTGCCGCCGCCTACCAGGCTCTAGACACCTCTCGCCCGGTCATCCCCTGTTTTTTGGAGCTGAGTGAGCCCACCATCCAAGACGGCGTAGACCTGTGCGTGGAGAAGGGCTACACCGACATTTCGGTGCTGCCTATTTTGCTGTTTGCGGCCCGCCACAACAAGTTCGACGTCACCAATGAGCTAGACCGCGCCCGCCAGCGCCACCCCCAGGTCACCTTCCACTACGGTCGCCACTTTGGCATTACCCCAGCCATCATTCAGCTGTGGCAGGAGCGCCTGGCCGAACTGGATACCCCCCGGTTTAACCCCGCTGGCATTGCCCGCGAAGACACGGTGCTGCTGTTTGTGGGCCGGGGGGCCAGCGACCCCGACGCCAATGGCGATGTTTACAAGCTGGCCCGCATTGTGTGGGAGGGCAGCCGCTACAAAACCGTAGAAATTTGCTTTATCGGCATTACCCACCCCCGGCTGGAGGAGGGCTTTCGCCGTGCCCGGCTGTACGAGCCCAAGCGCATCATTGTGCTGCCCTACTTTCTCTTCACCGGAGTGCTGATCAAAAAGATTATGGGCATCTGTGAACAGGAGCAGGCAGCCCACCCCGAACAGCTGGTGAGCTACCTGCCGGAGATGGGCTGCCACCCGCAGCTGATGCAGATTTTGCGCGATCGCGAGATCGAAACCCACCTGGGTCAGGTGGCGATGAACTGCGAAATGTGTAAATTCCGTCTCGCTGCCGGGGGTGGCCCCCAGGGGCAAGGGCACAGCCACGACCACGGCCATGCTCACGATCAAGGACATACCCACGACCACGGGCATCATCATGACCACGGGCATCATCATGACCACGGGCATGGACATGGGCATCACCATCACGGCGAGCCTGTCGATCTATTTCCAAAACCTGACGACTACCACCAACGGGCATGGCAAGTTCCCTAG